One Triticum dicoccoides isolate Atlit2015 ecotype Zavitan chromosome 5B, WEW_v2.0, whole genome shotgun sequence genomic window carries:
- the LOC119311471 gene encoding probable cytokinin riboside 5'-monophosphate phosphoribohydrolase LOGL9 produces MQGGGGCGIGETAAAAAVPAKNHSGGVGEGAGVEVEEGPRFRRVCVFCGSSSGKRSSYRDAAVELGKELVARGMDLVYGGGSLGLMGEVSESVHKAGGHVIGVIPTTLMGKEITGETVGEVVAVSGMHERKAAMARNADAFIALPGGYGTLDELLEVITWAQLGIHTKPVGLLNVDGYYDFLLAFIDKAVDDGFIRPSQRHIFVSAPNARDLVHKLEEYVAVEEEDPATPKLRWEIEQVGYNATLHAGIAR; encoded by the exons ATGCAGGGCGGCGGTGGCTGCGGGAtaggggagacggcggcggcggcggcggtgccggcCAAGAACCACAGTGGCGGTGTTGGTGAGGGCGCCGGCGTGGAGGTGGAGGAGGGGCCTCGTTTCCGGCGGGTGTGCGTGTTCTGTGGGAGCAGCTCCGGGAAGCGCAGCAGCTACCGCGACGCCGCCGTCGAGCTCGGCAAGGAGCTG GTTGCTCGCGGGATGGATCTGGTGTACGGCGGGGGCAGCCTGGGGCTCATGGGGGAGGTCTCCGAGTCCGTCCACAAGGCCGGCGGCCACGTCATCGG CGTCATACCTACCACTCTCATGGGCAAGGAG ATCACCGGGGAGACggtgggggaggtggtggcggtgtcGGGGATGCACGAGCGGAAGGCGGCCATGGCGCGCAACGCCGACGCCTTCATCGCGCTGCCCGGCGGCTACGGCACCCTGGACGAGCTGCTCGAGGTCATCACCTGGGCGCAGCTCGGCATCCACACCAAGCCA GTGGGGCTGCTGAACGTGGATGGGTACTACGACTTCCTGCTGGCCTTCATcgacaaggcggtggacgacggcttcATCCGACCATCCCAGCGCCACATCTTCGTCAGCGCGCCCAACGCCAGGGACCTCGTCCACAAGCTCGAG GAGTACgtggcggtggaggaggaggacccggcGACGCCCAAGCTGCGGTGGGAGATCGAGCAGGTCGGCTACAACGCCACGCTCCACGCAGGGATCGCCCGCTGA